The Henckelia pumila isolate YLH828 chromosome 2, ASM3356847v2, whole genome shotgun sequence genome includes a window with the following:
- the LOC140878723 gene encoding uncharacterized protein — protein sequence MEEPPPRNTVGNMTLKELGLFITKVVEEAVKKNQEASRGLGSKGSTLKRESPFSLAILEEELPDSFKKPSVGEYDGSTDPEEHMGRFENASLLHQYSDGIKCRVFLSTLVKSAQLWFNILKPSSIRFFDDFSVVFMHQFASSQKYQNTYLSLFVMKQQDQETLRQFIQRFNGAYLEVPTATPNILISAFTQGLKGGEFFKSLVKKPPSSYDDLLA from the exons ATGGAGGAGCCTCCCCCTAGGAATACGGTGGGGAACATGACCTTGAAAGAGTTGGGTTTGTTTATCACTAAGGTGGTGGAAGAGGCCGTGAAGAAAAATCAAGAAGCCTCGCGAGGCCTGGGGTC CAAGGGTTCGACTCTTAAGAGGGAAAGTCCATTTTCCCTCGCAATTTTGGAAGAAGAACTTCCAGATAGTTTCAAAAAGCCAAGCGTGGGAGAATATGATGGAAGCACTGACCCGGAGGAGCATATGGGAAGATTTGAGAATGCTTCCTTGTTGCATCAATACTCCGATGGTATAAAATGTCGAGTATTCTTGAGCACGTTAGTGAAGTCCGCCCAGCtatggttcaatattttgaaacCCAGTTCCATAAGGTTTTTCGATGATTTCAGTGTGGTTTTTATGCATCAGTTTGCTAGTAGCCAGAAGTACCAAAATACCTACTTGAGTTTGTTTGTGATGAAGCAACAAGACCAGGAAACTTTGAGGCAGTTTATCCAACGCTTTAATGGTGCGTATTTGGAAGTGCCGACTGCCACTCCTAATATACTTATAAGTGCCTTTACCCAAGGGTTGAAAGGAGGTGAATTCTTCAAGTCTCTGGTTAAGAAGCCTCCATCAAGCTATGACGATCTTTTGGCATGA
- the LOC140878724 gene encoding uncharacterized protein has protein sequence MVVQVELTPATELPPPDQEKEDWRAELLRLKQHSLRFVMVVEVLYKSSFSRPLLKCLKHRRLQNQPVAIMKWIVAACPFDQWGIDIVSPFPPAPAQKKFLLVVVDYFFKWVEAEALARITDAEDLKFLWKNILYRFRVPRKLILDNGRQFQGDQIQAWCKEMKIHHFTSVSYPQSNGKVEVTNRSLVQGLKTRLGKVQGSWG, from the exons ATGGTGGTCCAAGTAGAGCTAACGCCTGCTACTGAGCTCCCACCTCCGGATCAAGAGAAAGAGGATTGGCGAGCTGAGCTGTTGAG GTTGAAGCAACACAGTCTACGCTTTGTTATGGTTGTGGAGGTGTTGTACAAGAGTTCATTTTCCCGACCTCTTCTGAAATGTCTG AAACACAGAAGACTTCAGAACCAACCGGTAGCGATAATGAAATGGATAGTGGCAGCATGTCCCTTTGATCAGTGGGGAATTGACATCGTAAGCCCTTTTCCCCCAGCTCCAGCCCAGAAGAAGTTCTTGCTAGTCGTCGTAGACTATTTCTTTAAGTGGGTTGAAGCCGAGGCTCTGGCCAGAATCACAGATGCAGAGGACCTCAAATTCCTATGGAAGAACATTCTCTATAGATTCAGAGTACCTCGGAAGCTCATTTTAGACAATGGGAGGCAGTTCCAGGGAGATCAGATCCAAGCGTGGTGTAAGGAAATGAAAATACATCACTTTACCTCGGTTTCTTACCCCCAAAGCAATGGTAAGGTAGAGGTCACCAACAGGTCTTTGGTGCAGGGTTTGAAGACCCGGTTAGGAAAAGTGCAAGGGAGCTGGGggtag